Genomic segment of Paenalkalicoccus suaedae:
TTTAATAATTCTCGAATTAATTCTTTTCTAAATTTATATAATCCAACATCATTGTTTGCCAATATTAAAATTTTCTTCATCACTATATTCTCCTTGCTGGCACACCTATATATGTACCAACTTCAGTTATATCTCTAACAACTACAGTCCCTGCCCCGATCTTGCAACTTCCACTGATCTTTAAATTATTACTAACCACACTACCAATTCCTAACCAAGTCCCTTGTCCGACTCTCACTGTACCAGCCAAATGTGAACCAGGTGATACATGAACAAAATTTTCTATTACACTGTCATGATCTATTGTAGCTCCAGTATTAATAATGCATCCTTTGCCAATTTTAGTGCAGCAGTTTATTACAACACCAGCCATAATTGCTGAACCTGTGGCTACTCCAACTTGTTCTCCAATTACCGCATTTGGATGAACTAACACTGGTATAGTTGCCCCTTCGTCTTCAAGGTTCTCTTGAACCTCTTTTCGAGTATCGTTGTTCCCGATACCTACAAAAATATCGTAATCATTTATATGGCTAATAGCATCTTTCGATTTCCCAATCACATCAAGTCCCATTGAAGATTTCAAGCTTTCGTTATCATCTAAGAATGCAATACTCTGCCATTTGTTCATTTTCAATGCAATGTCAGCTATTACTTTACCGTGTCCGCTAGCACCGATTATGAGAAGATTATTTTTCATGACCCTATTCGTTCCTTTAAATTACCTTTGAACGGTTCCATCGTTACAGTAGTTTGCGAACTGATTCCCTCTCTTACAAGCACCTTTTTTATCGTTAGGCAAATAATCTTCCAATCTTCAATCAAGCTAACACTCTTTACATATATAACGTCTAGATCAAACTTCTCTTCCCAACTAATTGCGTTCCTACCACTAATTTGCGCTAACCCTGATAACCCAGGTCTAACTTCATGACGCCGCTTTTGATGATCATTATATAGCGAAAGATATTGAACTAGTAAGGGGCGAGGACCAATAATTGACATGTCACCTTTTAAGATATTAAATAGTTCAGGCAACTCATCTAGTGATGTAGCACGTAATATCCTACCAAACTTAGTCAGCCTCACATGATCAGCCCTCAATTGACCAAGTTCATCCCTCTCATCCGTCATCGTTCTAAATTTATACATCATAAAAATCTTTTCATTTAACCCAGGTCGTTGTTGCTTAAACAAAATAGGACTGCCTAACTTTGTTCTGACTAGAACAGCAACTATTAGTAGAACTGGACTGAGAACTATAATAGCTAATGATGATAAAACAATATCCATTGGTCTTTTAAAAAATCTTCTATATAATCCACCTTTGGTTCTTTCCATCTTTATCACCACAATCCCTTAATAATCTCAGCAACCCGATTCAACTGCTCATCAGTTATCTTGGTATCACTCGGAAGACAAACCCCATTCTCAAATAACTTTTCCGATATATCCGTTCCTACAAAATCATACTTCTCAAAGAAAGGTTGCATATGCATTGGCTTCCACACTGGTCTTGATTCAATATTCTCAGCCTCCAACGCTTCAAATATATCAACCGGTCTCACATTTCCGGTCAACGTTATTGCGCTTAACCAGTAGTTAGGTCTATCCCATTCGTTCATGGGCATGAACTCAACACCCTCAAGTCCACTTAACTCTCTCTTATAAAATTGGTAGATATCATTCTTCTTTTCTACACGTTGATCTAATACTTTTAATTGACCTCTCCCTATACCAGCACTAACATTACTCATACGATAATTGAAACCTAATTCACTATGTTGATAATGTCTCGCTCGATCCCTAGATTGAGTCGCCCAAAATCTAGCTTTAGAAATTCTCTCTTCATTATTCGATACAAGCATCCCACCTCCTGAAGTAGTGATGATCTTATTTCCATTAAAAGAGAAGATCCCATAGTCACCAAATGTTCCAGTATGTTGCCCTTTATAATAAGTCCCTAAACTTTCAGCTGCGTCTTCTATTAGAGCAACATTGTGCTTCTTACATAGCTCAACAATTCGATCCATATCCGCAGATAAACCATATAGATGAACAAGGATAACAGCTTTAACCTCAGGATATTTCTTAAATGCTTCTTCTAGAGCATCAGGACACATATTCCACGTTTTATAATCACTATCAATAAATACTGGAATGGCATTCTGATAAATGATCGGGTTAGCAGTTGCAGAGAATGTTAATGTAGAGCAAAAAACGATGTCACCTTCACCAACGTCTGCCGCTTTCAAGGCAAGATGGATAGCTGCTGTTCCTGATGAAAGAGCAGCTGCATCTTTAGAGTCTACTTTTTCCGCTAACTCTCTTTCAAACTTGTTTACGTTTTCCCCAAGTGGAGCAATCCAGTTCGTATCGAATGCTTCTTGTACATATTGCATTTCATAGCCCTCATCACTCATATGAGGGGACGAAAGAAATACTCGTTCTTTTGCTGTAATAGAATTACTCAATTCTCTTCTCTCCTTAAAAAAACTAATGCACATTAGTGTTCTAGTACTTGGCTAGAATTCAAAATCTAATCAACTACTAAAAAACCAATTTGATGTCTTGCAATATATTAAATAAGCACCCCACGCCAGCAACTGACGTTTGGGTACTCTATTATAACTATTATTAGACTTTTTCTATCTCTTGTTCTAGAAGCCCACTCATATACTCCCTCAACTCATCCCTTAACCCAGGATCCTGCATCGCAAATTCCAGCGTCGTCTTCACAAAACCAATCTTCTCTCCAACATCATAACGCTGACCCGCAAAGTCATACGCAAACACACGTTGAATACTATTCAACTTCTCAATCGCATCCGTAAGCTGTACTTCATTACCAGCCCCACGCTCCTGCTTATCTAAGAAGTGAAAGATCTCAGGAGTTAAAATGTAACGACCCATAATAGCTAAATTAGAAGGAGCTGACCCCTTCTTAGGCTTCTCCACAAATTGATTCACACTATACCGACGACCAGTTTGCTTATCTGGATCTACAATCCCATAGCGATGCGTCTCATTATCAGGCACTTGCTGAACCCCAATAATAGAAGCACCAGTCTCATCATATTCGTTCATCAACTGTCTTAAACAAGGCTCATCCGCCTGTACAATATCATCACCTAGTAAAACTGCAAATGGCTCATCGCCAATGAACTTACGTGCGCACCATACAGCGTGCCCAAGCCCCTTCGGCTCTTTCTGACGAATATAATGAATATCAACCATCTTAGAAGAGTGTTGTACCTTCTCTAAAAGCTCCACCTTACCTTTTTCCGCAAGACTTTGCTCCAGCTCAAACGCATGATCAAAGTGATCCTCAATCGCACGCTTGCCTTTACCCGTTACGATAATAATATCCTCAATGCCTGATGCCACAGCCTCTTCGACAATATACTGAATTGTCGGCTTATCCACAATCGGAAGCATTTCCTTAGGCATCGCCTTCGTAGCAGGCAAGAACCTCGTTCCAAGACCAGCAGCTGGAATAATCGCCTTTTTTACTTGTTTCATGCTAACTCCCCCAGTTCCTTCTATTATATAGCGTCTTACTAAACTCTTTCCTCACTTTTCCATACATAACCGTTAGGTTGTGACTCAATAAAGCTTTATGCCGTTCGAATGTTTAAAACCAAGCTCTTCATGACGAGTTCCTTCTATTATATATACGTTCTATTTCGCCCCAGTCACCGCAACTAAATGCTTCTCCCTAAAATGAGCAATATCTAACACGTGCTGACGCAATCTATCCGACTCCATATACCCAAACTCCTCAATCAACCGATCAATCACCGACATATTCACCGGCGGTGTCTTCCCACGATAGATCATCGGGTATATTTGCTCGCTATGCACTTCATTCTCACCAAGAAGCTCTTCAAACAACTTCTCCCCAGGACGCATTCCAGTATATTTAATTGGAATATCTCTCTCAGAGAATCCAGATAATCGAATTAAATTTTTAGCGAGATCTACAATCTTAACCGGCTCACCCATATCGAGCACAAACGTCTCTCCGCCTTCAGCTAACGCACCAGCTTGAAGAACAAGACGTGATGCTTCTGGAATTGTCATAAAGTAGCGCACCATCTCCGGATCCGTTACCGTGACAGGACCACCAACTTCAATTTGCTTTTTAAATAGTGGGATAACACTTCCACGACTACCAAGTACGTTACCGAAACGTACAGCAACAAACTTCGTTGTGCTTCGTCGATCCATATATTGAACAACCATTTCAGCAATACGCTTTGATGCACCCATGACGCTCGTTGGATTAACAGCTTTATCTGTGGAGATCATTACGAATGAATCAACTCCAGCAGCACTTGCTGCTTCGGCCACGTTACGCGTACCAATAACGTTATTCTTTATTGCTTCGTGTGGGTTACGCTCCATGAGTGGAACATGTTTATGGGCCGCTGCGTGATACACAGAATCTGGCTTAAACATTTCCATCACTTCATACATACGAGTCTCATCCTGTACATCAGCAATAACTGGACTAATATCCATCTCTGGATACAACGTACGAAGCTCCATTTCAATCGCATAAATGCTGTTTTCACCGTGTCCTAATAATAAAAGCTGCTTCGGCTTAAACTTTGCAATTTGACGACACACCTCAGAACCAATTGATCCACCAGCTCCTGTAACAAGCACTTTCTTATTCGATAAACGAGCACCAATCTTACGCTGGTCAAGCTCCACTGGATCACGACCAAGTAAATCCTCTACTTGTACGTCGCGAATCTGATTCACGTTCACACGCCCAGACATTAAGTCTTCCATAGAAGGCATAATCTGCGTACGAATCTTTGTCTCCGAGCATAAGGAAAAAATGTTGTTTAATTCCGTTTTAGAAAGGGAAGGAATAGCTATAATGATAT
This window contains:
- a CDS encoding nucleoside-diphosphate sugar epimerase/dehydratase, which codes for MSYKTRLSLLISIDSFIVMFSIFIGYWLIMPNAQIVTTALLLSSVALFVFHHIFAHLFKLYKRVWQYASIKELSAIFMAVSFSIAALGIFQLVAFQTIFSRTLLITWMLHILFIGASRFSWRLYRDTQLRVDHTKKRTLIIGAGNGGMIVARQLLNSDTSELRPVAFIDDASSKQQLEIMGVPVVGQMEDLLSIVETKVIDHIIIAIPSLSKTELNNIFSLCSETKIRTQIMPSMEDLMSGRVNVNQIRDVQVEDLLGRDPVELDQRKIGARLSNKKVLVTGAGGSIGSEVCRQIAKFKPKQLLLLGHGENSIYAIEMELRTLYPEMDISPVIADVQDETRMYEVMEMFKPDSVYHAAAHKHVPLMERNPHEAIKNNVIGTRNVAEAASAAGVDSFVMISTDKAVNPTSVMGASKRIAEMVVQYMDRRSTTKFVAVRFGNVLGSRGSVIPLFKKQIEVGGPVTVTDPEMVRYFMTIPEASRLVLQAGALAEGGETFVLDMGEPVKIVDLAKNLIRLSGFSERDIPIKYTGMRPGEKLFEELLGENEVHSEQIYPMIYRGKTPPVNMSVIDRLIEEFGYMESDRLRQHVLDIAHFREKHLVAVTGAK
- a CDS encoding acetyltransferase, producing MKNNLLIIGASGHGKVIADIALKMNKWQSIAFLDDNESLKSSMGLDVIGKSKDAISHINDYDIFVGIGNNDTRKEVQENLEDEGATIPVLVHPNAVIGEQVGVATGSAIMAGVVINCCTKIGKGCIINTGATIDHDSVIENFVHVSPGSHLAGTVRVGQGTWLGIGSVVSNNLKISGSCKIGAGTVVVRDITEVGTYIGVPARRI
- a CDS encoding DegT/DnrJ/EryC1/StrS family aminotransferase, producing MSDEGYEMQYVQEAFDTNWIAPLGENVNKFERELAEKVDSKDAAALSSGTAAIHLALKAADVGEGDIVFCSTLTFSATANPIIYQNAIPVFIDSDYKTWNMCPDALEEAFKKYPEVKAVILVHLYGLSADMDRIVELCKKHNVALIEDAAESLGTYYKGQHTGTFGDYGIFSFNGNKIITTSGGGMLVSNNEERISKARFWATQSRDRARHYQHSELGFNYRMSNVSAGIGRGQLKVLDQRVEKKNDIYQFYKRELSGLEGVEFMPMNEWDRPNYWLSAITLTGNVRPVDIFEALEAENIESRPVWKPMHMQPFFEKYDFVGTDISEKLFENGVCLPSDTKITDEQLNRVAEIIKGLW
- the galU gene encoding UTP--glucose-1-phosphate uridylyltransferase GalU, whose product is MKQVKKAIIPAAGLGTRFLPATKAMPKEMLPIVDKPTIQYIVEEAVASGIEDIIIVTGKGKRAIEDHFDHAFELEQSLAEKGKVELLEKVQHSSKMVDIHYIRQKEPKGLGHAVWCARKFIGDEPFAVLLGDDIVQADEPCLRQLMNEYDETGASIIGVQQVPDNETHRYGIVDPDKQTGRRYSVNQFVEKPKKGSAPSNLAIMGRYILTPEIFHFLDKQERGAGNEVQLTDAIEKLNSIQRVFAYDFAGQRYDVGEKIGFVKTTLEFAMQDPGLRDELREYMSGLLEQEIEKV
- a CDS encoding sugar transferase, with product MERTKGGLYRRFFKRPMDIVLSSLAIIVLSPVLLIVAVLVRTKLGSPILFKQQRPGLNEKIFMMYKFRTMTDERDELGQLRADHVRLTKFGRILRATSLDELPELFNILKGDMSIIGPRPLLVQYLSLYNDHQKRRHEVRPGLSGLAQISGRNAISWEEKFDLDVIYVKSVSLIEDWKIICLTIKKVLVREGISSQTTVTMEPFKGNLKERIGS